A region from the Nostoc sp. HK-01 genome encodes:
- a CDS encoding two component transcriptional regulator, AraC family protein, with translation MMHTSSPTILVIEDDAVTRNLFLDSLQAEGYDTIGAENGRIGIQLTQEHLPDLVICDILMPDMDGYDVLNALRQDQLTAIIPFIFLTGSDTKDALRKGMELGADDYLTKPLTVEQLLRAINIRLEKQALLRYWYATQTHQISQSIPANIAVSNTPEPFFPSVPQFQKVFDYIEANYHQGITLAKVAEAVGYSRAYLTNRVAKHTGETVNGWIVKRRMMAARSLLKNTNQTVEQIALALGYQNACHFSRQFRQHHGIPPKHWRKKQEFFNTCTQLEKCLPVVQT, from the coding sequence TTAGACAGTTTACAAGCTGAAGGTTATGACACAATCGGTGCAGAAAATGGTCGTATTGGTATTCAACTAACACAAGAGCATTTACCAGATTTGGTGATCTGCGATATCTTAATGCCAGATATGGATGGTTACGATGTTTTAAATGCTTTGCGTCAAGACCAACTGACAGCGATTATTCCTTTTATTTTTCTGACCGGTAGCGATACTAAGGATGCTTTACGTAAAGGGATGGAGTTGGGTGCGGACGATTATCTGACCAAACCTTTAACTGTTGAGCAATTGTTGAGGGCGATCAATATTCGATTGGAAAAACAAGCTCTGCTTAGGTATTGGTATGCTACTCAAACACATCAAATATCGCAATCTATACCTGCAAATATCGCGGTGTCGAACACTCCTGAGCCATTTTTCCCTTCGGTTCCTCAATTCCAAAAAGTTTTCGACTACATTGAAGCTAATTATCACCAAGGAATTACCTTAGCTAAAGTTGCTGAGGCGGTGGGTTATTCCCGGGCTTATTTAACTAATAGAGTTGCGAAACACACAGGAGAAACTGTCAATGGATGGATTGTTAAGCGGCGAATGATGGCGGCGCGTTCTTTGTTGAAGAATACTAACCAAACCGTTGAGCAAATTGCTCTGGCTTTAGGTTATCAAAATGCTTGTCACTTTTCTCGCCAGTTTCGACAGCATCATGGCATACCTCCCAAACATTGGCGAAAAAAGCAGGAGTTTTTTAATACTTGCACTCAGTTGGAAAAGTGCTTACCTGTTGTTCAAACATAA
- a CDS encoding site-specific recombinase XerD-like protein, translated as MPSNATSTYDPRKAEWDGITIDQWEPSKWKQWKAKHPASDEFAKIEREYLRIKFSLQQANSALSLEKVKIKLKLTSHKTIGLQGTFPCRPGDIGKQGSPNKQYTISCGFAANDTGLKIAVLKARELDLLLITKQFQWTPELLGKQAQKIELPDTAKSTKLISELIQEYERQFWKTHEQNRQGIRTWETHYLRHLKKLPPDMLMSAQALEVALEKTKPNTSSRFFLVWQLKKFCEFCGITNFATIYSYATPKPNPTIRKVPTDEEIIQGFSKIGSPLSVYASKDNLTEPEQWQWAYGMLATYGLRPHELFAVDIDAFIDAANTFHLVTLNPSLTEGTKTGERSCGIPPIHPHWIELFDLKKIKLPYNAGTLSNKTAKLQVKFRTADIGFRPYDLRHAYAIRGHRLRVPIKTMADYMGHTVQEHTKTYQRWMNEDANLAIYKEVVIHRQGTTKEALQDRIKELEAENITLKSENATLKGLLIKHQLGELLNHL; from the coding sequence ATGCCCAGTAACGCAACCAGCACCTACGACCCCCGTAAAGCTGAATGGGATGGTATAACAATTGACCAATGGGAACCATCTAAATGGAAGCAGTGGAAAGCAAAACACCCTGCATCCGATGAATTTGCCAAAATAGAACGGGAATATTTAAGAATCAAATTTTCTCTTCAGCAAGCTAACTCTGCATTAAGTCTAGAAAAGGTCAAAATCAAACTTAAATTAACTAGTCATAAAACCATCGGTTTACAAGGGACATTTCCTTGTAGACCGGGCGATATTGGTAAACAAGGTAGTCCTAATAAACAATATACAATTTCTTGTGGTTTTGCTGCTAATGATACTGGCTTGAAAATAGCAGTTTTAAAAGCGCGAGAATTAGACTTATTATTAATCACTAAACAATTTCAATGGACTCCTGAATTACTAGGTAAACAAGCTCAAAAAATCGAACTGCCAGACACGGCAAAATCTACCAAACTCATCAGTGAATTAATTCAAGAATATGAGCGCCAATTTTGGAAAACTCATGAACAAAATAGGCAAGGAATCCGCACCTGGGAAACTCATTATTTGCGCCATCTGAAAAAATTACCGCCAGATATGCTCATGTCTGCCCAAGCATTAGAAGTGGCGTTAGAAAAAACTAAACCTAATACCTCATCTCGCTTTTTCTTGGTTTGGCAGTTAAAAAAGTTTTGTGAATTTTGCGGAATTACTAACTTTGCTACAATTTATAGTTACGCTACCCCTAAACCCAACCCAACGATTCGCAAAGTGCCAACCGACGAAGAAATTATTCAGGGATTTAGCAAAATTGGTAGTCCATTATCTGTATACGCTAGTAAAGATAACTTGACAGAACCAGAGCAATGGCAATGGGCTTATGGGATGTTAGCTACTTATGGTTTAAGACCCCATGAATTATTTGCTGTTGATATAGATGCTTTTATAGATGCAGCAAATACCTTTCATTTAGTTACTTTAAATCCTAGTTTAACTGAAGGTACTAAAACAGGTGAACGCAGTTGTGGAATTCCCCCCATACATCCCCATTGGATAGAATTATTTGATTTGAAAAAGATTAAATTGCCTTATAATGCCGGAACTCTGAGTAATAAAACTGCCAAACTGCAAGTTAAATTTAGAACTGCTGACATCGGATTTAGACCTTATGATTTGCGTCATGCTTATGCAATTCGCGGTCATCGGTTAAGAGTGCCGATTAAAACGATGGCTGATTACATGGGGCATACAGTACAGGAGCATACTAAAACTTATCAACGCTGGATGAATGAAGATGCAAATTTAGCTATTTATAAAGAAGTTGTGATTCATCGGCAAGGTACAACTAAGGAAGCTTTACAAGATAGAATTAAGGAATTAGAAGCAGAAAATATAACGTTAAAATCTGAAAATGCAACTCTCAAAGGTTTATTGATTAAACATCAATTAGGTGAGTTACTCAATCATTTGTAA
- a CDS encoding two-component sensor histidine kinase produces MAGNLITVDKNTYDSLQKELRELRQVVVQCQHTESYRNSDEIALQQLKKELEECTAALRQSEARFQKLADNVPGMLYEFRLDLDGTMSFPFVSSGCREVLGLEPEQVEEDATVGFANVHPDDLSELQAAIMHSAQTLQKFEYEWRVGNTFSQQGWVRGVSRPELQADGAIIWYGYLADISKPKQTEQQFKEQAQFLQSIWEGVDYGIYVLDILDEGTEFRYVKFNPAILNLISIPLESLVGKIIAEGLPADVAHRYRQHYRECIQSRKTIFFEESFLLDGQEISWLFNVTPLFDSSSEIYQLVVTVTDITERKQAEKERQVFVSLIENSSDFIGCADLIGKPIFLNEAGKQLLGLDSQSFSEDFTIDQCFSPEDKEYVYQHIIPTVMRDGVWQGEYRFRHFQTEEPIPVDYNLFLIKNPETGEPLYLSTITRDIRDRKQAEAALQEKEQFLRTIYDGFPQLIFVVNVLENGKFRFAGCNSAAEKIVGINHEKIVGKTPEELHGEVEGAGITQRYQSCVDAGDSINYEECLTFDSAETWWFTTLNPLKNSQGRIYQIVGSTLNITSRKQAETERKQAVMQLQEQARNLENTLSELQRTQSQLIQSEKMSSLGNMVAGVAHEINNPVNFIHGNLIPASEYTKDLLGLVELYQQHFPEPPAEIQAEIADIDLEFLKTDLVKLLQSMQVGTQRIREIVLSLRNFSRLDEAEFKKVDIHEGIESTLMILHNRLKCKQDHPEIEVIKEYGKLPLIECYPGQLNQVFMNILSNAIDALDDAFVGKQGKICIRTERINSNRIAIHISDNGMGITQSAISKLFDPFFTTKDVGKGTGLGLSISYQIIVDRHAGKLYCNSAPQKGAEFVIEIPINQPESRK; encoded by the coding sequence ATGGCTGGCAACCTGATTACTGTAGATAAAAATACTTACGACTCCCTGCAAAAGGAACTAAGAGAGTTGCGTCAGGTGGTTGTCCAGTGTCAGCACACCGAGTCATACAGGAACTCAGATGAAATCGCACTCCAACAACTCAAGAAAGAATTAGAAGAATGTACAGCGGCTTTACGCCAAAGCGAAGCCAGATTTCAGAAGTTGGCAGATAACGTACCAGGAATGCTGTATGAATTTCGGCTTGATCTTGATGGTACTATGTCTTTTCCCTTTGTTTCTTCTGGATGCCGAGAAGTTTTAGGGCTAGAACCAGAACAAGTTGAAGAAGATGCGACTGTGGGATTTGCTAATGTCCACCCTGATGATTTGTCTGAGTTGCAAGCTGCAATTATGCACTCTGCCCAAACTCTGCAAAAGTTTGAATATGAGTGGCGTGTAGGAAATACCTTTAGTCAACAGGGATGGGTGCGAGGTGTATCTCGACCAGAACTGCAAGCAGACGGAGCTATTATTTGGTATGGTTACTTGGCTGATATTAGCAAACCTAAACAAACTGAACAACAATTCAAAGAACAGGCACAGTTTTTGCAAAGCATCTGGGAAGGCGTAGATTATGGTATCTATGTTTTAGATATCTTAGATGAAGGAACAGAGTTTCGTTACGTTAAATTTAATCCTGCTATTCTCAACCTTATTTCGATACCATTGGAATCTTTGGTGGGTAAAATAATTGCAGAAGGATTACCTGCTGATGTGGCACATCGTTATCGTCAACACTACAGAGAATGTATCCAATCTCGCAAGACTATATTTTTTGAAGAATCTTTCTTACTGGATGGACAAGAAATTTCGTGGTTGTTTAATGTCACGCCGCTGTTTGATAGTTCCTCCGAGATTTATCAACTAGTTGTCACTGTCACCGATATCACAGAACGTAAGCAAGCTGAAAAAGAACGGCAAGTGTTCGTTTCTCTAATTGAAAATAGCAGTGATTTTATTGGCTGCGCTGACTTAATAGGAAAACCTATTTTCTTGAATGAAGCTGGCAAACAACTGTTGGGATTAGATAGTCAAAGTTTTAGTGAAGATTTCACAATTGATCAATGCTTTAGCCCAGAAGATAAAGAATATGTATATCAGCATATTATTCCTACAGTGATGAGAGATGGTGTCTGGCAAGGCGAATATCGTTTCCGACACTTTCAAACCGAAGAACCAATACCTGTTGATTACAATCTTTTTTTGATCAAAAATCCTGAGACTGGTGAACCTTTATATCTATCAACTATTACGCGTGATATCCGCGATCGCAAACAAGCAGAAGCTGCATTACAAGAGAAGGAGCAATTTTTACGCACTATTTATGATGGATTTCCCCAATTAATATTTGTAGTCAATGTTTTAGAAAATGGTAAATTTCGTTTTGCTGGTTGTAACTCAGCCGCAGAAAAAATCGTCGGGATTAATCACGAAAAAATTGTAGGTAAAACTCCAGAAGAATTACATGGTGAGGTTGAAGGTGCTGGTATAACTCAACGTTATCAAAGCTGTGTAGATGCTGGTGATAGTATTAATTATGAAGAATGTTTAACTTTTGATAGTGCAGAAACTTGGTGGTTTACTACTCTTAATCCCTTGAAAAATAGTCAAGGCAGAATTTATCAGATTGTTGGCTCAACGTTAAATATTACATCACGCAAACAGGCAGAAACTGAACGCAAACAAGCAGTAATGCAATTACAAGAACAAGCCAGAAATTTAGAAAATACTTTATCAGAACTTCAACGTACTCAATCTCAACTCATTCAAAGTGAGAAAATGTCTTCTTTGGGTAATATGGTTGCAGGTGTAGCCCATGAAATTAACAATCCAGTTAATTTTATTCACGGTAATCTAATTCCAGCCAGTGAATATACTAAAGATTTATTAGGACTGGTAGAACTTTATCAACAACATTTTCCTGAGCCTCCCGCAGAAATTCAAGCAGAAATAGCAGATATTGACCTTGAATTTCTCAAAACAGATTTAGTTAAACTACTTCAATCTATGCAAGTAGGAACTCAACGCATCCGGGAAATTGTATTATCGCTGCGTAATTTCTCTCGTTTGGATGAAGCTGAATTCAAAAAAGTAGATATTCATGAAGGTATAGAAAGTACTTTAATGATTCTACACAACCGTCTCAAATGTAAACAAGATCATCCAGAAATTGAAGTTATTAAGGAATATGGCAAATTACCACTAATAGAGTGTTATCCTGGTCAACTCAATCAGGTATTCATGAACATTTTGAGTAATGCTATTGATGCTTTAGATGATGCTTTTGTCGGCAAACAAGGAAAAATTTGTATCCGCACGGAACGGATTAATAGTAACCGAATCGCTATCCATATATCAGATAATGGTATGGGAATTACTCAATCGGCAATTTCTAAACTTTTTGACCCTTTCTTTACTACTAAAGATGTCGGTAAGGGTACAGGATTAGGTCTATCAATTAGTTATCAAATTATAGTAGATAGACATGCCGGTAAGTTATATTGCAACTCAGCACCGCAAAAAGGAGCAGAATTTGTGATTGAAATCCCGATTAACCAACCAGAAAGCCGCAAATAA
- a CDS encoding 4-(cytidine 5'-diphospho)-2-C-methyl-D-erythritol kinase, protein MFLNMRSYSLIAPAKINLYLEIIGDRADGYHELVMILQSIDLADRINIRAISDETIRVHCNHPQVPTDKTNLVYRAAELMATQFPEAWAKHGGVEITLEKNIPVAAGLAGGSTNAAAVLVGIDLLWNLGLTQTEIEELGATLGSDIPFCVAGGTAIATGRGEQLAPLPNLDHIYIVLAKYRSLEISTPWAYKTYRQEFGHTYIKTTEDLAARAAAVHSGEIVKAIVHKDAAEIAQKLHNDLERVVLPAHPQVMQLRELFATQPGVLGTMMSGSGPSVFAIIESEPQAQAVKQYIREAIPNEDLELFVTRTITHGIQIAS, encoded by the coding sequence ATGTTTTTGAACATGCGTTCCTACAGTTTAATTGCTCCTGCCAAAATAAATTTGTATTTAGAAATCATCGGCGATCGCGCTGATGGTTATCATGAATTAGTCATGATTTTGCAAAGCATCGACCTCGCCGACCGAATTAATATTCGCGCCATCAGTGACGAAACTATTCGCGTTCACTGTAACCATCCCCAAGTCCCCACAGATAAAACTAATCTGGTATATCGCGCCGCCGAACTGATGGCGACACAATTTCCCGAAGCTTGGGCTAAACATGGTGGAGTGGAAATTACACTGGAGAAAAACATCCCCGTCGCGGCTGGGTTGGCGGGAGGTTCAACAAACGCCGCAGCAGTTTTGGTAGGAATAGATTTACTCTGGAACTTGGGACTTACCCAAACAGAAATCGAAGAATTGGGCGCTACCCTAGGTTCAGATATACCATTTTGTGTCGCAGGTGGGACAGCGATCGCCACAGGTAGAGGTGAACAACTTGCGCCACTGCCAAATTTAGATCATATATATATAGTATTAGCCAAATATCGCAGTCTAGAAATTTCTACACCTTGGGCATACAAAACCTATCGTCAAGAATTTGGTCATACCTATATTAAAACTACCGAAGATTTAGCAGCACGCGCCGCCGCAGTTCATTCTGGTGAAATAGTCAAAGCCATTGTGCATAAAGATGCAGCCGAAATTGCCCAAAAACTGCACAATGACTTAGAGCGTGTTGTTTTACCTGCTCATCCCCAAGTTATGCAACTACGCGAACTTTTTGCAACTCAACCAGGAGTTTTAGGAACAATGATGTCTGGTTCCGGGCCGAGTGTCTTTGCAATTATTGAGTCTGAACCACAAGCCCAAGCCGTGAAACAATACATTAGAGAAGCAATACCCAATGAAGATTTAGAATTGTTCGTGACTCGCACCATTACCCACGGCATTCAGATAGCATCTTAG
- the ksgA gene encoding dimethyladenosine transferase, with protein MVRPRKVFAQHWLKSDKALNAIVQAAECSTNDRILEIGPGTGILTRRLLPLIQALVAVEIDRDLCKLLVKELGSKENFLLLQGDFLELNLETNLVAFPQFQNANKVVANIPYNITGPIIEKLLGTIANPNPKPFDSIVLLIQKEVAERLYAKAGSKTFGALSVRVQYLAECELICPVPASAFYPPPKVDSAVVRLRPRQLEILANDPRRLENLVKLGFGSKRKMLRNNLQSVIDRDRLTHLLEQLEINPQARAEDISTQQWVTLANEVGSMKCEV; from the coding sequence ATGGTACGACCGCGCAAGGTTTTTGCTCAGCATTGGCTCAAAAGTGATAAGGCACTCAACGCAATTGTGCAGGCGGCAGAGTGTAGTACAAATGACCGCATCCTGGAAATTGGGCCAGGTACAGGCATTCTAACTCGACGTTTATTACCTTTAATACAGGCTTTGGTAGCAGTCGAAATCGATAGAGATTTATGTAAGTTATTAGTCAAAGAATTAGGAAGTAAAGAAAACTTTTTATTATTACAAGGTGATTTTCTAGAGTTAAATTTAGAAACAAATTTAGTAGCATTTCCTCAATTTCAAAATGCAAATAAAGTAGTGGCGAACATTCCCTACAATATCACCGGGCCTATCATCGAAAAACTATTAGGAACCATCGCCAATCCTAACCCCAAACCATTTGATTCCATAGTGCTATTAATTCAGAAAGAAGTAGCAGAAAGATTGTATGCTAAAGCCGGGTCAAAAACTTTTGGAGCTTTATCAGTAAGAGTGCAGTATTTAGCAGAATGTGAGTTAATTTGTCCAGTTCCCGCAAGTGCATTTTACCCACCACCAAAAGTAGACTCAGCAGTAGTGAGATTGCGTCCGCGTCAATTGGAAATTCTTGCCAACGACCCACGCAGATTAGAGAATCTGGTAAAGTTAGGATTTGGGTCAAAGCGCAAAATGTTGCGGAATAATTTGCAATCTGTAATTGACCGCGATCGCCTGACTCATTTACTGGAACAATTAGAAATAAATCCCCAAGCTAGAGCTGAAGACATCAGCACTCAGCAATGGGTAACTCTCGCTAATGAAGTGGGAAGCATGAAGTGTGAAGTATGA